From the genome of Bos taurus isolate L1 Dominette 01449 registration number 42190680 breed Hereford chromosome 2, ARS-UCD2.0, whole genome shotgun sequence, one region includes:
- the LOC132342829 gene encoding translation machinery-associated protein 7-like, with the protein MASVASSRCMTGIGPEDGKKPLKQPKNQAKEMDEEDKAFKQKQKEEQKKLEDLKAKAVGKGPLATGGIKKSGKK; encoded by the exons ATGGCGTCGGTGGCGTCTTCCCGATGCATGACGGGAATT GGCCCCGAAGATGGCAAGAAGCCCCTGAAGCAGCCCAAGAACCAAGCCAAGGAGATGGACGAGGAAGATAAGGCATTCaagcagaagcagaaggaggAGCAGAAGAAACTAGAGGACCTAAAAGCAAAGGCCGTGGGGAAAGGCCCCCTGGCCACTGGTGGAATTAAGAAATCTGGCAAAAAGTAA